A DNA window from Porites lutea chromosome 6, jaPorLute2.1, whole genome shotgun sequence contains the following coding sequences:
- the LOC140941223 gene encoding uncharacterized protein: MAGSSVWIVWLALVVVQLGFGAYGVIVSKFAKENQADPLIFSLIRDAGCFPVLLLAAFVSEKTIQIPSLRELPLFIVLGLTGMFGNQLLYLLGIYYTNANIASIFQPAIPVWTALLAIIVRIEPFPNFRTLHGWAKCIGILLAAVGAIVMTLQKSSGKAADHGTSTSDDIHFIGYIFLLGNTLSMAGYVLLQKKFIFDKEESCWRTKPVTVTAWSYMFGTIFMALASLYYVNKPEKFTYFPEEEIYPILYAIFVASGLCYLLISWCNMQISASLVTATWPLQVLFCAILSYFVLGEVLNTSEYLGGVLIVFGLMAVVWSNFAEERKRKEEEEMLNDSYGYVKVSQYDTFVPEKSQTEEKAIN; encoded by the exons ATGGCGGGCAGTAGCGTGTGGATAGTATGGCTTGCCCTTGTAGTCGTTCAGCTTGGTTTTGGAGCGTATGGAGTGATTGTTTCGAAGTTTGCCAAAGAGAACCAGGCTGATCCTTTGATTTTTAGCCTGATTCGAGATGCAGGTTGTTTTCCGGTGCTTCTGTTGGCTGCTTTCGTGTCCGAGAAGACAATTCAAATTCCGTCATTGAG GGAACTTCCTTTGTTTATTGTTCTCGGGCTAACAGGAATGTTTGGAAATCAGTTATTATATCTTCTTGGAATTTACTACACCAACGCCAATATTGCGTCAATATTTCAGCCCGCCATTCCTGTTTGGACAGCATTGCTCGCTATCATTGTGCGAATAGAACCGTTCCCAAACTTCCGTACTTTGCACGGCTGGGCTAAGTGTATCGGAATTCTTCTGGCTGCAGTGGGTGCCATAGTAATGACTCTACAAAAGTCTTCAGGCAAAGCAGCAGATCACGGAACATCTACTAGTGACGATATCCACTTTATTGGGTACATTTTTCTATTAGGGAACACCCTTTCTATGGCCGGGTACGTTCTTCTCCAGAAAAAGTTCATCTTTGATAAAGAAGAGTCTTGTTGGAGGACTAAACCCGTCACAGTGACAGCGTGGAGTTACATGTTTGGCACAATTTTCATGGCTTTGGCCTCACTTTACTACGTCAATAAGCCCGAAAAGTTCACCTATTTCCCCGAGGAAGAAATTTACCCCATTCTCTACGCCATTTTCGTAGCCTCTGGCCTCTGCTATCTTTTAATTTCCTGGTGCAACATGCAGATTTCTGCGTCACTTGTCACTGCAACCTGGCCTCTTCAGGTCTTGTTCTGCGCCATCTTGTCATATTTCGTTTTAGGGGAGGTCCTGAATACGTCAGAATATCTCGGGGGCGTGCTTATCGTTTTCGGCCTCATGGCGGTCGTTTGGTCAAATTTCGCCGAAgaacgaaaaagaaaagaggagGAAGAAATGTTAAACGACTCATACGGCTATGTTAAAGTATCGCAGTATGATACGTTTGTACCCGAAAAATCTCAAACCGAGGAAAAAGCAATAAACTAG